Proteins from a single region of Megalopta genalis isolate 19385.01 chromosome 3, iyMegGena1_principal, whole genome shotgun sequence:
- the LOC143259061 gene encoding epidermal growth factor receptor kinase substrate 8 isoform X1, which produces MPYYNSGHSPSTYNKDGGSSGPSSTSGGRVSSSEPTYMMEHLATFTVTKETVYPADGMRRLLQLEKSSGIWSQKMQLRLERNWVLIMDNETGAVMERFPASLIQEPTAFTSRDPMEMYNNILVFTVADDSGSGQRAEMHIFQCQSVSAQDLVEDLKMLQMGKLVPGGSPRGPRGRIPPPPTLPPPEPPLNGVNVREQVSAFNANNADGQNDISREENNDEVSSTSSEKYERDVTILNHCFDDIEKFIARLQHAAAASKELERRRRNRKSKKRNLGDGMLTMRAKPPPEMEFIDIFQKFKLSFNLLAKLKAHIHDPNAPELVHFLFTPLALIVDASRDTNYDPNLPSKVVSPLLTREAVNLLINCVTSKETELWHSLGETWMIPRDQWKGHVSPYHPIFMDGWSPEYPIPEDRDHDHLASLLNADKQKRDELPEQQNDPYYNHREVDESHYSSDYLEYESREERGGNEYFERNYGPGSELYTREERVVDQTRAHSDISVDSIERTPRGAGIDRAQEAWLDDLMARHAKIVQVTYPRTANNDKELTVVRGEYLEILDDSRKWWKARNSRGQVAHVPHTIVTPHNPSHTADNDVFNNPLYTSRYPRQGHGYNYEDSELERTSTSPGPEATHRTHAIPPPAPADWVRKERLGKKDESTETVSTQKVLVTNGTDTSDLPLGDEPPKSKSNKTTEVVEIHPPPPNMIESILSVKLTPPPPPPLEPLQSQTSTVSSTSSSRSGTFKSGKSTGGVNNKDQMQEELKFVLSMFREKKHQNGIPGRGAIFDQHSSPSEVNSWLTNKGFSEKTCKQLRDMTGSDIFDLTRREMEQYCGAAEGNKLFSQISLAKSESEKKSPRSSELKGILEKARHRAEEK; this is translated from the exons ATGCCGTATTACAATAGCGGGCACAGTCCTTCCACCTACAATAAAG ATGGAGGATCGAGCGGGCCATCGAGCACATCGGGCGGCCGAGTCAGTAGCTCCGAGCCGACGTATATGATGGAACATTTGGCCACGTTCACGGTCACGAAGGAAACCGTTTATCCAGCGGATGGCATGCGACGACTTTTACAGCTGGAGAAGAGCAGCGGCATTTGGAGCCAAAAGATGCAGCTTCGTCTGGAACGGAATTGGGTTCTGATTATGGACAATGAGACTGGG GCCGTCATGGAGCGATTCCCAGCCTCGTTGATACAGGAACCGACCGCATTCACGTCGAGGGACCCTATGGAGATGTATAACAACATTCTCGTCTTCACAGTGGCGGATGACAGCGGTTCCGGTCAGCGAGCAGAAATGCATATATTCCAGTGTCAGAGCGTATCCGCCCAGGATCTCGTCGAGGACTTGAAGATGCTTCAAATGGGTAAATTGGTTCCAGGTGGATCGCCGAGGGGACCTAGGGGGCGTATCCCACCTCCCCCGACATTGCCGCCCCCGGAACCACCCTTGAACGGGGTGAACGTTCGTGAACAAGTGTCTGCCTTTAACGCCAATAACG CAGATGGCCAGAACGATATATCTCGCGAGGAGAACAACGACGAGGTCTCCTCGACGTCCTCGGAGAAATACGAGCGCGACGTGACGATCCTGAACCATTGTTTCGACGACATCGAGAAATTTATCGCGCGTCTTCAACACGCCGCGGCCGCGTCCAAAGAGCTTGAGCGTCGCAGACGCAATCGAAAATCGAAGAAGAGGAACCTGGGCGACGGAATGTTGACGATGAGAGCGAAGCCGCCCCCCGAGATGGAATTCATCGACATATTCCAAAAATTCAAGCTCTCGTTCAACTTGCTCGCCAAATTGAAAGCGCATATTCACGATCCCAACGCGCCCGAGCTGGTTCATTTCCTGTTCACGCCGTTGGCTTTGATCGTGGACGCGTCTCGCGACACCAACTACGACCCGAATTTGCCTAGCAAAGTGGTGTCGCCTTTGTTAACTCGAGAAGCGGTGAATCTATTGATCAATTGCGTGACTAGTAAAGAGACGGAGCTCTGGCACTCTCTTGGCGAGACCTGGATGATTCCTCGGGACCAATGGAAGGGCCACGTGTCCCCGTATCATCCGATTTTCATGGACGGTTGGTCCCCGGAATACCCCATCCCCGAGGACAGAGACCACGATCACTTGGCGTCGTTGCTGAACGCGGACAAGCAGAAGAGGGACGAGCTTCCCGAGCAACAAAACGATCCCTACTATAATCACAGAGAAGTGGACGAGTCTCACTACAGCAGCGATTACTTGGAGTACGAGAGCAGGGAAGAGCGCGGTGGTAACGAGTACTTCGAGAGGAATTATGGACCCGGTTCAGAGTTGTATACCAGGGAGGAGAGAGTGGTCGACCAGACAAGAGCGCACAGCGATATATCCGTCGACTCGATCGAAAGAACGCCCAGGGGCGCCGGAATCGACAGGGCGCAGGAGGCCTGGCTCGACGACCTGATGGCCAGACACGCGAAGATCGTGCAGGTCACCTATCCTAGAACCGCCAACAACGACAAAGAGCTGACGGTCGTCAGGGGCGAGTACCTGGAGATCCTCGATGACAGCCGGAAATGGTGGAAGGCGAGGAACTCCAGAGGCCAGGTCGCACACGTGCCACACACCATCGTCACGCCCCATAATCCCTCCCATACAGCCGACAATGACGTTTTTAACAATCCTCTGTACACCAGCCGATACCCCAGGCAGGGGCACGGCTATAATTACGAG GATTCGGAACTTGAAAGGACCAGCACTAGTCCAGGACCGGAAGCAACTCATCGGACGCATGCGATTCCACCGCCAGCGCCGGCTGATTGGGTGAGGAAAGAGAGACTCGGAAAAAAAG ATGAGAGCACTGAAACTGTGTCCACTCAAAAGGTATTGGTCACAAATGGTACCGACACCAGTGACCTGCCACTCGGCGATGAGCCACCAAAATCAAAGTCGAACAAGACGACGGAAGTTGTTGAAATTCACCCTCCACCCCCTAACATGATTGAAAGCATTCTCTCCGTAAAATTAACACCGCCCCCGCCACCTCCACTTGAGCCCCTTCAGAGTCAAACATCCACTGTATCGTCAACCAGCTCCAGTAGAAGCGGAACTTTCAAAAGCGGAAAATCTACCGGCG GAGTGAACAATAAAGACCAGATGCAGGAGGAGCTGAAGTTTGTGTTAAGTATGTTCCGCGAAAAAAAGCATCAGAATGGTATACCTGGCCGGGGAGCAATCTTCGACCAGCATTCCAGCCCCAGTGAAGTGAACAGCTGGTTGACTAACAAAGGATTTTCAGAAAA gACTTGTAAACAATTAAGGGACATGACCGGTTCAGATATTTTTGATTTAACTCGACGAGAAATGGAACAATATTGCGGAGCAGCCGAAGGCAACAAACTCTTCAGTCAGATTAGTTTAGCAAAAAGCGAATCAGAG aaaAAGAGCCCTCGATCGTCAGAATTGAAAGGAATATTGGAAAAAGCTCGTCACAGAGCGGAAGAGAAGTAG
- the LOC143259061 gene encoding epidermal growth factor receptor kinase substrate 8 isoform X2: MPYYNSGHSPSTYNKDGGSSGPSSTSGGRVSSSEPTYMMEHLATFTVTKETVYPADGMRRLLQLEKSSGIWSQKMQLRLERNWVLIMDNETGAVMERFPASLIQEPTAFTSRDPMEMYNNILVFTVADDSGSGQRAEMHIFQCQSVSAQDLVEDLKMLQMGKLVPGGSPRGPRGRIPPPPTLPPPEPPLNGVNVREQVSAFNANNDGQNDISREENNDEVSSTSSEKYERDVTILNHCFDDIEKFIARLQHAAAASKELERRRRNRKSKKRNLGDGMLTMRAKPPPEMEFIDIFQKFKLSFNLLAKLKAHIHDPNAPELVHFLFTPLALIVDASRDTNYDPNLPSKVVSPLLTREAVNLLINCVTSKETELWHSLGETWMIPRDQWKGHVSPYHPIFMDGWSPEYPIPEDRDHDHLASLLNADKQKRDELPEQQNDPYYNHREVDESHYSSDYLEYESREERGGNEYFERNYGPGSELYTREERVVDQTRAHSDISVDSIERTPRGAGIDRAQEAWLDDLMARHAKIVQVTYPRTANNDKELTVVRGEYLEILDDSRKWWKARNSRGQVAHVPHTIVTPHNPSHTADNDVFNNPLYTSRYPRQGHGYNYEDSELERTSTSPGPEATHRTHAIPPPAPADWVRKERLGKKDESTETVSTQKVLVTNGTDTSDLPLGDEPPKSKSNKTTEVVEIHPPPPNMIESILSVKLTPPPPPPLEPLQSQTSTVSSTSSSRSGTFKSGKSTGGVNNKDQMQEELKFVLSMFREKKHQNGIPGRGAIFDQHSSPSEVNSWLTNKGFSEKTCKQLRDMTGSDIFDLTRREMEQYCGAAEGNKLFSQISLAKSESEKKSPRSSELKGILEKARHRAEEK, from the exons ATGCCGTATTACAATAGCGGGCACAGTCCTTCCACCTACAATAAAG ATGGAGGATCGAGCGGGCCATCGAGCACATCGGGCGGCCGAGTCAGTAGCTCCGAGCCGACGTATATGATGGAACATTTGGCCACGTTCACGGTCACGAAGGAAACCGTTTATCCAGCGGATGGCATGCGACGACTTTTACAGCTGGAGAAGAGCAGCGGCATTTGGAGCCAAAAGATGCAGCTTCGTCTGGAACGGAATTGGGTTCTGATTATGGACAATGAGACTGGG GCCGTCATGGAGCGATTCCCAGCCTCGTTGATACAGGAACCGACCGCATTCACGTCGAGGGACCCTATGGAGATGTATAACAACATTCTCGTCTTCACAGTGGCGGATGACAGCGGTTCCGGTCAGCGAGCAGAAATGCATATATTCCAGTGTCAGAGCGTATCCGCCCAGGATCTCGTCGAGGACTTGAAGATGCTTCAAATGGGTAAATTGGTTCCAGGTGGATCGCCGAGGGGACCTAGGGGGCGTATCCCACCTCCCCCGACATTGCCGCCCCCGGAACCACCCTTGAACGGGGTGAACGTTCGTGAACAAGTGTCTGCCTTTAACGCCAATAACG ATGGCCAGAACGATATATCTCGCGAGGAGAACAACGACGAGGTCTCCTCGACGTCCTCGGAGAAATACGAGCGCGACGTGACGATCCTGAACCATTGTTTCGACGACATCGAGAAATTTATCGCGCGTCTTCAACACGCCGCGGCCGCGTCCAAAGAGCTTGAGCGTCGCAGACGCAATCGAAAATCGAAGAAGAGGAACCTGGGCGACGGAATGTTGACGATGAGAGCGAAGCCGCCCCCCGAGATGGAATTCATCGACATATTCCAAAAATTCAAGCTCTCGTTCAACTTGCTCGCCAAATTGAAAGCGCATATTCACGATCCCAACGCGCCCGAGCTGGTTCATTTCCTGTTCACGCCGTTGGCTTTGATCGTGGACGCGTCTCGCGACACCAACTACGACCCGAATTTGCCTAGCAAAGTGGTGTCGCCTTTGTTAACTCGAGAAGCGGTGAATCTATTGATCAATTGCGTGACTAGTAAAGAGACGGAGCTCTGGCACTCTCTTGGCGAGACCTGGATGATTCCTCGGGACCAATGGAAGGGCCACGTGTCCCCGTATCATCCGATTTTCATGGACGGTTGGTCCCCGGAATACCCCATCCCCGAGGACAGAGACCACGATCACTTGGCGTCGTTGCTGAACGCGGACAAGCAGAAGAGGGACGAGCTTCCCGAGCAACAAAACGATCCCTACTATAATCACAGAGAAGTGGACGAGTCTCACTACAGCAGCGATTACTTGGAGTACGAGAGCAGGGAAGAGCGCGGTGGTAACGAGTACTTCGAGAGGAATTATGGACCCGGTTCAGAGTTGTATACCAGGGAGGAGAGAGTGGTCGACCAGACAAGAGCGCACAGCGATATATCCGTCGACTCGATCGAAAGAACGCCCAGGGGCGCCGGAATCGACAGGGCGCAGGAGGCCTGGCTCGACGACCTGATGGCCAGACACGCGAAGATCGTGCAGGTCACCTATCCTAGAACCGCCAACAACGACAAAGAGCTGACGGTCGTCAGGGGCGAGTACCTGGAGATCCTCGATGACAGCCGGAAATGGTGGAAGGCGAGGAACTCCAGAGGCCAGGTCGCACACGTGCCACACACCATCGTCACGCCCCATAATCCCTCCCATACAGCCGACAATGACGTTTTTAACAATCCTCTGTACACCAGCCGATACCCCAGGCAGGGGCACGGCTATAATTACGAG GATTCGGAACTTGAAAGGACCAGCACTAGTCCAGGACCGGAAGCAACTCATCGGACGCATGCGATTCCACCGCCAGCGCCGGCTGATTGGGTGAGGAAAGAGAGACTCGGAAAAAAAG ATGAGAGCACTGAAACTGTGTCCACTCAAAAGGTATTGGTCACAAATGGTACCGACACCAGTGACCTGCCACTCGGCGATGAGCCACCAAAATCAAAGTCGAACAAGACGACGGAAGTTGTTGAAATTCACCCTCCACCCCCTAACATGATTGAAAGCATTCTCTCCGTAAAATTAACACCGCCCCCGCCACCTCCACTTGAGCCCCTTCAGAGTCAAACATCCACTGTATCGTCAACCAGCTCCAGTAGAAGCGGAACTTTCAAAAGCGGAAAATCTACCGGCG GAGTGAACAATAAAGACCAGATGCAGGAGGAGCTGAAGTTTGTGTTAAGTATGTTCCGCGAAAAAAAGCATCAGAATGGTATACCTGGCCGGGGAGCAATCTTCGACCAGCATTCCAGCCCCAGTGAAGTGAACAGCTGGTTGACTAACAAAGGATTTTCAGAAAA gACTTGTAAACAATTAAGGGACATGACCGGTTCAGATATTTTTGATTTAACTCGACGAGAAATGGAACAATATTGCGGAGCAGCCGAAGGCAACAAACTCTTCAGTCAGATTAGTTTAGCAAAAAGCGAATCAGAG aaaAAGAGCCCTCGATCGTCAGAATTGAAAGGAATATTGGAAAAAGCTCGTCACAGAGCGGAAGAGAAGTAG